The following proteins are encoded in a genomic region of Pseudoxanthomonas suwonensis 11-1:
- the gspI gene encoding type II secretion system minor pseudopilin GspI, whose translation MARPTERRGARGFSLIELLVALAVFALVVVGLLNLSGESVRTAVHVEESVLAGIVAANVAAEAQLLEPAALAAPLEGSEALGGRDWHWRRTAVDAGSDGMVRVDVEVRRPGGDGVAASASVFR comes from the coding sequence ATGGCCAGGCCGACTGAACGCCGCGGCGCGCGCGGCTTCTCGCTGATCGAACTGCTGGTGGCGCTGGCGGTGTTCGCGCTGGTCGTGGTCGGCCTGCTCAACCTGTCCGGCGAGAGCGTGCGCACGGCGGTGCACGTGGAGGAAAGCGTGCTGGCCGGGATCGTCGCCGCCAACGTCGCCGCCGAGGCGCAGCTGCTTGAGCCGGCGGCGCTGGCCGCGCCGCTGGAAGGCAGCGAGGCGCTCGGCGGCCGCGACTGGCACTGGCGCCGCACCGCGGTCGATGCCGGCAGCGACGGCATGGTGCGGGTGGATGTGGAAGTGCGGCGCCCGGGCGGCGACGGCGTGGCCGCCAGCGCGAGCGTGTTCCGGTGA
- a CDS encoding GspH/FimT family pseudopilin: protein MIRSPSPGFTLVELLVVVALVGLASAAVVLTVPGGEAVLHRQADEFGLRLRHARDEAILGGRMVQVGADAAGYRFSRRDLGHWQPLEATPFAPRAWRDGVQAVLPPRQARVGFRFDPTGAAEPQQLLLARDGARVRISVDPSGQVRIDGQAD, encoded by the coding sequence GTGATCCGTTCCCCGTCCCCGGGCTTCACCCTGGTCGAACTGCTGGTGGTCGTGGCCCTGGTGGGCCTGGCCAGCGCCGCGGTGGTGCTGACCGTGCCCGGGGGCGAGGCCGTACTGCATCGCCAGGCCGACGAGTTCGGCCTGCGCCTGCGCCACGCCCGCGACGAGGCGATCCTCGGCGGGCGCATGGTCCAGGTTGGCGCGGACGCCGCCGGCTACCGCTTCAGCCGGCGCGATCTTGGCCACTGGCAGCCGCTGGAGGCCACGCCGTTCGCGCCGCGCGCCTGGCGCGACGGCGTGCAGGCGGTGCTGCCGCCGCGCCAGGCGCGGGTCGGCTTCCGCTTCGATCCCACCGGCGCGGCCGAGCCGCAACAGCTGCTGCTGGCCCGCGACGGCGCCCGGGTGCGGATCAGCGTCGACCCGTCCGGGCAGGTGCGCATCGATGGCCAGGCCGACTGA
- the gspG gene encoding type II secretion system major pseudopilin GspG: MTPMPLPSRPPARLRAPARTAAAHGFTLIELMVVIVIIGLLATVVVINVMPSQDRAMAEKARADVALLEQALEAYRLDNLVYPRNEQGLQALLQAPAGLQRPERYRKGGYIRRLPADPWGNPYQYRIPGRRGAFDVYSLGADGVEGGEAEGADIGNWQ, encoded by the coding sequence ATGACCCCGATGCCCCTGCCGTCCCGTCCGCCCGCGCGCCTGCGCGCCCCCGCCCGCACCGCCGCAGCGCACGGCTTCACCCTGATCGAGCTGATGGTGGTGATCGTGATCATCGGCCTGCTGGCGACGGTGGTGGTGATCAACGTGATGCCCAGCCAGGACCGCGCCATGGCGGAGAAGGCGCGCGCCGACGTGGCGCTGCTGGAACAGGCGCTGGAGGCCTACCGCCTGGACAACCTGGTCTACCCGCGCAACGAGCAGGGCCTGCAGGCGCTGCTGCAGGCGCCGGCCGGGCTGCAGCGCCCGGAGCGCTACCGCAAGGGCGGCTACATCCGCCGCCTGCCGGCCGATCCGTGGGGCAACCCGTACCAGTACCGCATCCCCGGCCGCCGCGGCGCGTTCGACGTGTACTCGCTGGGCGCCGACGGCGTGGAAGGCGGCGAGGCGGAGGGTGCCGACATCGGCAACTGGCAGTGA
- the gspF gene encoding type II secretion system inner membrane protein GspF, with protein MPAFEYSALDLGGQTRNGTLTAASAAEARALLERRRLLPVKLEPAAASTHAPGRGGRFGGKDLALFTRQLSTLAASAPLEEALRTIASQSDRRGVRRVVGAVHAQLLEGFRLADAMGSAGRSFPPLYRAMVAAGESSGALPQILERLAGLLERQQQVRGKLVAALVYPAALAVTAVAVVIALMTFVVPRVVEQFDSLGRELPWLTRAVIGMSEFSRGWGWLVLGALVAGALVLARLLRREGFRLRFDAWLLRLPLLGRTLRDLHAAHMARTLAIMLGSGLPLVEGLRITARTVNNRVLQQATRTMADSIHEGGSLSAAMRHAAVFPPTLLYMTSSGENSGHLAPMLERAADYLEREFDTFANAGMSLLEPVIIVALGGVVALIVLSILLPILQFNSMAL; from the coding sequence ATGCCGGCGTTTGAGTACTCGGCGCTGGACCTGGGCGGGCAGACCCGCAACGGCACCCTCACCGCCGCCAGCGCCGCCGAGGCGCGTGCCCTGCTGGAACGGCGCCGGCTGCTGCCGGTGAAACTGGAACCGGCGGCCGCCAGCACGCATGCGCCCGGGCGCGGCGGGCGTTTCGGCGGCAAAGACCTGGCCCTGTTCACCCGCCAGCTGTCCACCCTGGCCGCCAGCGCGCCGCTGGAGGAAGCGCTGCGCACCATCGCCAGCCAGAGCGACCGCCGCGGCGTGCGCCGGGTGGTCGGCGCGGTGCATGCGCAGCTGCTGGAAGGCTTCCGCCTGGCCGACGCGATGGGCAGCGCGGGCCGCTCCTTCCCGCCGCTGTACCGGGCGATGGTCGCCGCCGGCGAGAGTTCCGGCGCCCTGCCGCAGATCCTGGAGCGCCTGGCCGGGCTGCTGGAACGCCAGCAGCAGGTGCGCGGCAAGCTGGTCGCCGCGCTGGTCTACCCGGCCGCGCTGGCGGTGACCGCGGTGGCGGTGGTGATCGCGCTGATGACCTTCGTCGTGCCGCGGGTGGTGGAGCAGTTCGACTCGCTCGGCCGCGAACTGCCGTGGCTGACCCGCGCGGTGATCGGCATGTCGGAATTCAGCCGCGGCTGGGGCTGGCTGGTGCTGGGGGCGCTGGTGGCCGGGGCGCTGGTGCTGGCCCGGCTGCTGCGCCGCGAGGGCTTCCGCCTGCGCTTCGATGCCTGGCTGCTGCGCCTGCCGCTGCTGGGCCGCACCCTGCGCGACCTGCACGCCGCGCACATGGCCCGCACCCTGGCGATCATGCTCGGCAGCGGCCTGCCGCTGGTGGAAGGGCTGCGGATCACCGCGCGCACGGTGAACAACCGCGTGCTGCAGCAGGCCACCCGCACCATGGCCGATTCCATCCACGAGGGCGGCAGCCTGAGCGCGGCCATGCGGCACGCCGCGGTGTTCCCGCCGACCCTGCTCTACATGACCTCCAGCGGCGAGAACAGCGGCCACCTGGCGCCGATGCTGGAGCGCGCCGCCGATTACCTCGAACGCGAGTTCGACACCTTCGCCAACGCCGGCATGAGCCTGCTCGAGCCGGTGATCATCGTCGCCCTCGGCGGCGTGGTGGCGCTGATCGTGCTGTCGATCCTGCTGCCGATCCTGCAGTTCAACTCCATGGCCCTGTGA
- the gspE gene encoding type II secretion system ATPase GspE, with the protein MATPVPPLAYAFARRHGVLLLGEDADGPQVGLREDGDAQALAEVRRALGRPLRVQVLERAAFDRRLSEVYADAGLGDAARSGGLELPGTLDSLLEDIPATADLLDSRGDAPVIRLINGLIAEAVRLGASDVHIESFESALRVRFRVDGVMREALNLPARIAPLLVSRVKVMARLDIAERRVPQDGRVSLAMGSRQLDVRVSTLPTRGGERVVLRILDKDQGGLSLQELGFSPPALAALQRALQTPNGIVLVTGPTGSGKTTTLYAALGLLNDGQRNILTVEDPVEYAVDGVGQTQVNARVGMSFAAGLRAILRQDPDVVMVGEIRDGETAQIAVQASLTGHLVLSTVHTNDAAGAITRLRDIGIEPFLLASSLRLVVAQRLLRRLCPHCRQPRADDALATALFAHAPAGPLYEAVGCARCNHTGYAGRLGIHEVIPVDATIRRLVAGDAGEDAIAAAAFPRGGRLADAARDLVARGLTTLEEALRVTHQDAAPAPAPDGMPAPSAAAPEQDHAGV; encoded by the coding sequence ATGGCCACGCCCGTGCCACCGCTGGCCTACGCCTTCGCCCGGCGCCATGGCGTCCTGCTGCTGGGCGAGGACGCGGACGGCCCGCAGGTGGGCCTGCGCGAGGACGGCGACGCCCAGGCCCTGGCCGAGGTGCGGCGCGCCCTGGGCCGGCCGCTGCGGGTCCAGGTGCTGGAACGGGCGGCGTTCGACCGCCGGCTGTCGGAGGTCTATGCGGACGCGGGCCTGGGCGACGCCGCCCGGTCCGGCGGGCTGGAACTGCCCGGCACCCTGGATTCGCTACTGGAGGACATCCCCGCCACCGCCGACCTGCTGGACAGCCGCGGCGACGCGCCGGTGATCCGCCTGATCAACGGGCTGATCGCCGAGGCGGTGCGGCTCGGCGCCTCCGACGTGCACATCGAGTCGTTCGAATCGGCGCTGCGGGTGCGCTTCCGGGTCGACGGGGTGATGCGCGAGGCGCTGAACCTGCCGGCGCGGATCGCGCCGCTGCTGGTGTCGCGGGTCAAGGTGATGGCGCGGCTGGACATCGCCGAACGCCGCGTGCCGCAGGACGGGCGGGTGTCGCTGGCGATGGGCTCGCGCCAGCTGGACGTGCGCGTCTCCACCCTGCCCACCCGCGGCGGCGAGCGCGTGGTGCTGCGCATCCTGGACAAGGACCAGGGCGGGCTCTCGCTGCAGGAACTGGGCTTCTCGCCGCCGGCGCTGGCGGCGCTGCAGCGCGCCCTGCAGACGCCCAACGGCATCGTCCTGGTCACCGGGCCGACCGGCTCGGGCAAGACCACCACGCTGTACGCCGCGCTGGGGCTGCTCAACGACGGCCAGCGCAACATCCTCACCGTCGAGGACCCGGTCGAGTACGCGGTCGACGGCGTGGGCCAGACCCAGGTCAACGCCCGGGTCGGCATGAGCTTCGCCGCCGGCCTGCGCGCGATCCTGCGCCAGGACCCGGACGTGGTGATGGTCGGCGAGATCCGCGACGGCGAGACCGCGCAGATCGCGGTGCAGGCCTCGCTCACCGGCCACCTGGTGCTGTCCACCGTGCACACCAACGATGCCGCCGGCGCCATCACCCGGCTGCGGGACATCGGCATCGAACCGTTCCTGCTGGCCTCCAGCCTGCGCCTGGTGGTGGCGCAGCGCCTGCTGCGCCGGCTGTGCCCGCACTGCCGCCAGCCGCGCGCCGACGACGCGCTGGCCACGGCGCTGTTCGCCCACGCCCCGGCCGGCCCCCTGTACGAGGCGGTCGGCTGCGCCCGCTGCAACCACACCGGCTACGCCGGGCGCCTGGGCATCCACGAGGTGATCCCGGTGGACGCGACGATCCGCCGCCTGGTCGCCGGCGATGCCGGCGAGGATGCGATCGCCGCGGCCGCGTTCCCGCGCGGCGGGCGCCTGGCCGACGCGGCCCGCGACCTGGTCGCCCGCGGCCTGACCACGCTGGAGGAAGCGCTGCGCGTCACCCACCAGGACGCCGCGCCGGCGCCGGCGCCCGACGGCATGCCGGCCCCGTCCGCCGCCGCCCCGGAGCAGGACCATGCCGGCGTTTGA
- the gspD gene encoding type II secretion system secretin GspD — MSPRNTHRRRSGLVLLAAAALAVLVVPALPASAAGEAPAMRMQNVELPAFIQDVARATGTTFIVDPRVQGTVDISRDQAMSDEDLLGVLMTVLRANGLIAVPAGRATYRVVPDDSAAQQPGSPLGFATTVVPLQRIDARAAAETLKPLVGRGGVVVALPHGNQLLLADYVDNLRRIRGLVSQIDTDTASIDTVSLRNTSARELAATLTELYGGGEARSGAPLTVMPVESSNSLVLRGNPGLVQRAARTAMDLDARAERSGDVAVIRLKHASAEQLLPVLQQLIGQVPDALPGVDGSAGQAGGTAGATAIQAATGTAATASDVQVITPAGGKRPVIVRYPGANSLIIHADPDTQRTLQEVIRQLDVRREQVLVEALVVEISDDAARKLGTQLLLAGKDGTVPAGMTQFGNAGPGMAALAGGVLASRGRGGDDDDDGAADAIREAAAQSLLGLSGGLLGIGGQSKDRLFGIIINAVRSDARSNVLSTPSILTLDNEEAHILVGEEVPVTTGEVLSNNNNNPFRTIDRQDVGVRLTVRPQINSGGGITLAIRQEVSSVSGTVSRSSDELVLNKREIETNVVVDDGAMIALGGLLDHTSSDRRDKVPLLGDIPVLGALFRSTSRSSTRTNLMVFLRPTVIRDGADAQRQAAARYGYLRDSGLRGDPAAVAELDALVRDYLRTSPPAMPAAQAAPPPAAPPPAAQLAPEADAGTAR; from the coding sequence ATGAGTCCCCGAAACACGCACCGGCGCCGGTCCGGCCTGGTGCTGCTGGCCGCCGCGGCCCTGGCCGTCCTCGTCGTTCCCGCCCTCCCGGCCTCCGCCGCCGGCGAGGCGCCGGCGATGCGGATGCAGAACGTCGAGCTGCCGGCCTTCATCCAGGACGTGGCCCGCGCCACCGGCACCACCTTCATCGTCGACCCGCGCGTGCAGGGCACCGTGGACATCAGCCGCGACCAGGCGATGTCCGACGAGGACCTGCTCGGCGTGCTGATGACGGTGCTGCGCGCCAACGGGCTGATCGCGGTGCCGGCCGGGCGCGCGACCTACCGCGTGGTGCCGGACGACAGCGCCGCGCAGCAGCCCGGCTCGCCGCTGGGCTTCGCCACCACCGTGGTGCCGCTGCAGCGCATCGACGCGCGCGCCGCCGCCGAGACGCTCAAGCCGCTGGTCGGCCGCGGCGGCGTGGTCGTGGCCCTGCCGCACGGCAACCAGCTGCTGCTCGCCGACTACGTCGACAACCTGCGCCGCATCCGCGGCCTGGTGTCGCAGATCGACACCGACACCGCCAGCATCGACACGGTGAGCCTGCGCAACACCTCCGCGCGCGAGCTGGCCGCCACCCTCACCGAGCTGTACGGCGGCGGCGAGGCGCGCAGCGGCGCACCGCTGACGGTGATGCCGGTGGAAAGCAGCAACTCGCTGGTGCTGCGCGGCAACCCGGGCCTGGTGCAGCGCGCGGCGCGCACCGCGATGGACCTGGACGCACGCGCCGAACGCAGCGGCGACGTGGCGGTGATCCGGCTCAAGCACGCCAGCGCCGAACAGCTGCTGCCGGTGCTGCAGCAGCTCATCGGGCAGGTGCCGGACGCGCTGCCGGGCGTGGACGGCAGCGCCGGCCAGGCCGGCGGGACCGCCGGCGCCACCGCGATCCAGGCCGCCACCGGCACCGCCGCGACGGCCAGCGACGTGCAGGTGATCACCCCGGCCGGCGGCAAGCGCCCGGTGATCGTCCGCTACCCGGGCGCCAACTCGCTCATCATCCACGCCGACCCGGATACCCAGCGCACGCTGCAGGAGGTCATCCGCCAGCTGGACGTGCGCCGCGAGCAGGTGCTGGTCGAGGCGCTGGTGGTGGAGATCTCCGACGACGCGGCCCGCAAGCTGGGCACCCAGCTGCTGCTGGCCGGCAAGGACGGAACCGTGCCGGCCGGCATGACCCAGTTCGGCAACGCCGGGCCGGGGATGGCGGCGCTGGCCGGCGGCGTGCTGGCCAGCCGCGGGCGCGGCGGCGACGACGATGACGACGGCGCGGCCGACGCGATCCGCGAGGCGGCCGCGCAGTCGCTGCTGGGCCTCAGCGGCGGCCTGCTCGGCATCGGCGGGCAGAGCAAGGACCGGCTGTTCGGCATCATCATCAACGCGGTGCGCAGCGATGCGCGCTCCAACGTGCTGTCCACCCCCTCGATCCTCACCCTGGACAACGAGGAAGCGCACATCCTGGTCGGCGAGGAAGTGCCGGTGACCACCGGCGAGGTGCTCAGCAACAACAACAACAACCCGTTCCGCACGATCGACCGCCAGGACGTGGGCGTGCGCCTGACGGTGCGGCCGCAGATCAACAGCGGCGGCGGCATCACCCTGGCGATCCGCCAGGAGGTCTCGTCGGTGTCCGGCACGGTCAGCCGCAGCAGCGACGAGCTGGTGCTCAACAAGCGCGAGATCGAGACCAACGTGGTGGTCGACGACGGCGCCATGATCGCCCTGGGCGGCCTGCTCGACCACACCAGCAGCGACCGCCGCGACAAGGTGCCGCTGCTGGGCGACATCCCGGTGCTGGGCGCGCTGTTCCGCAGCACCTCGCGCAGCAGCACCCGCACCAACCTGATGGTGTTCCTGCGCCCGACCGTGATCCGCGACGGGGCCGACGCCCAGCGCCAGGCCGCGGCCCGCTACGGCTACCTGCGCGACAGCGGCCTGCGCGGCGACCCGGCCGCCGTCGCCGAACTGGACGCGCTGGTGCGCGACTACCTGCGCACCAGCCCGCCGGCCATGCCCGCCGCCCAGGCCGCGCCGCCACCGGCCGCGCCGCCACCGGCCGCGCAGCTGGCGCCGGAGGCGGACGCGGGCACCGCGCGCTGA
- a CDS encoding type II secretion system protein N, with amino-acid sequence MRLPSLPFDRDVLRHAPAVLEGILVLLLAVQAARLAWMLFTPVGPLGPVPAGVDPASVPPLAGLDPFRAGAGAEASTPSGVEGWRLFGLRTGSDGGAAILGREGGPQRAYRPGEELAPGLVLEQVASGHVALRDGGIARRIDLPQAGTLPRRAPATPATLPGTAPAAASTAADVDPARLLGQSGLRHTGQGDGSAGYTVMPQADGSLLRQAGLRPGDVLLRVNGQPLAPGTFAEVAAELQRNPRAKIDFRRDGRDHSITLGSGTPP; translated from the coding sequence GTGCGATTGCCCTCCCTGCCCTTCGACCGCGATGTACTCCGGCATGCGCCGGCCGTGCTGGAGGGCATCCTCGTGCTGCTGCTCGCGGTCCAGGCGGCGCGGCTGGCCTGGATGCTGTTCACGCCGGTGGGGCCGCTGGGCCCGGTGCCGGCCGGGGTCGATCCGGCCTCGGTGCCGCCGCTGGCCGGCCTCGATCCGTTCCGCGCCGGTGCCGGCGCCGAGGCCTCGACCCCGTCGGGGGTCGAGGGCTGGCGCCTGTTCGGGCTGCGCACCGGCAGCGACGGCGGCGCGGCCATCCTCGGCAGGGAAGGCGGGCCGCAGCGCGCCTACCGTCCCGGCGAGGAACTGGCGCCCGGCCTGGTGCTCGAACAGGTGGCTTCCGGCCACGTGGCCCTACGCGACGGCGGCATCGCGCGCCGCATCGACCTGCCGCAGGCGGGCACCCTGCCCCGCCGCGCACCGGCCACCCCGGCCACCCTTCCCGGCACCGCGCCCGCAGCGGCCAGCACCGCGGCCGACGTCGATCCGGCCCGGCTGCTGGGCCAGTCCGGCCTGCGCCACACCGGCCAGGGCGACGGCAGCGCCGGCTACACGGTGATGCCACAGGCCGATGGCAGCCTGCTGCGCCAGGCCGGCCTGCGCCCGGGCGACGTGCTGCTGCGGGTCAACGGCCAGCCGCTGGCGCCGGGCACCTTCGCCGAAGTGGCCGCAGAACTCCAACGCAATCCCCGGGCGAAGATCGATTTCCGTCGCGACGGCCGGGACCACAGCATCACCCTAGGGAGCGGCACGCCTCCATGA
- a CDS encoding TonB-dependent receptor domain-containing protein — MTSPNTRSLPLRHGLFLAVGAALAQPALAEDAAVTTQLDAVTVQGEYIPEPMAQTAEVASFVSREDLQRTGDGDAAQALARVSGLSVVGKKYVYVRGLGERYSSALLNGSPLPSPEPMQRVVPLDLFPAEALQGVTVQKTYSVRYPGEFGGGVIDLQGLMVPEEPFLKLDVGIGGNSVTTGEAGLTHNGGGDRDWWGYDDGVRDLPSEVIRSGQAVTRANLGTAAIRQLGARLNNPNLYVLQQKDSIDPDFSFGASGGTAFELGDGLKLGVVGVASFDNEWRTRTGEQQNGVFTADGADLYEDYAFATTRNNARVNGLFGLGLQGERHSLAWSTLYVHDTVKETKSRAGYNFNVGGDIREDGTLWLERELVNHQVSGKSSFGEFDDLVVEWRLASSEARRNTPYESSFRYGSVNGTWLHGPGNNWLRFGAVEDEVASGGVDFTWSLPFERDLNLGFGVAYSDNDREAVQRTFRFDAGGASLPQFNQYQRIDYLLSDYNFLNDIVVLNEITANNNGESAYTGKLLTTAAYVQLEGELAPLWRASVGVRYEDATQSVTPRDIFSGEAIGGIYAAPPLENDYLLPAATITWNFADNQQLRLGASKTIARPQFRELAPQQYTDPDNDRLFFGNPFLVDSELMNLDLRYEWFFGAGEYFTAGLFHKRIDNPVEAVIGDFGGNQLFQGFLNAPEATLHGVELEFKKYFDPEAAWLQGGRLYFATNYTWSRSEVNAGENDTVIPPGFNGAPQAARSFVRDGSRMQGQSEHIGNVQFGVENEDVDLQATLVANYVSERISVRGRAGQPDYIEEPGTTLDLVVRKGLDFGYRHFKPSVRFSARNLLDTRHEEYQEVGGSRIDLYSYEPGISYDLSLTVEF; from the coding sequence ATGACGTCTCCGAACACCCGATCCCTCCCCCTGCGCCACGGCCTGTTCCTGGCCGTCGGCGCGGCGCTCGCGCAACCGGCCCTGGCCGAGGACGCGGCGGTCACGACCCAGCTCGACGCGGTCACCGTGCAGGGCGAATACATCCCCGAGCCAATGGCGCAGACGGCCGAGGTGGCCAGCTTCGTCAGCCGCGAGGACCTGCAGCGCACCGGCGACGGCGACGCGGCCCAGGCGCTGGCGCGGGTCAGCGGCCTGAGCGTGGTCGGCAAGAAGTACGTGTACGTGCGCGGCCTGGGCGAGCGCTACTCCAGCGCCCTGCTCAACGGCTCGCCCCTGCCCTCGCCCGAGCCGATGCAGCGCGTGGTGCCGCTGGACCTGTTCCCGGCCGAGGCGCTGCAGGGCGTCACCGTGCAGAAGACCTATTCGGTGCGCTACCCCGGCGAGTTCGGCGGCGGCGTGATCGACCTGCAGGGCCTGATGGTGCCGGAAGAGCCGTTCCTGAAGCTCGACGTCGGCATCGGCGGCAACAGCGTCACCACCGGCGAGGCCGGCCTGACCCACAACGGCGGCGGCGACCGCGACTGGTGGGGCTATGACGACGGCGTGCGCGACCTGCCGTCCGAGGTGATCCGCAGCGGCCAGGCGGTGACCCGTGCCAACCTCGGCACCGCCGCGATCCGCCAGCTCGGCGCGCGGCTCAACAACCCCAACCTGTACGTCCTGCAGCAGAAGGACAGCATCGACCCGGACTTCAGCTTCGGCGCCAGCGGCGGCACCGCGTTCGAGCTCGGCGACGGCCTGAAGCTGGGCGTGGTCGGCGTGGCCAGCTTCGACAACGAATGGCGCACCCGCACCGGCGAGCAGCAGAACGGCGTGTTCACCGCCGACGGCGCCGACCTGTACGAGGACTACGCCTTCGCCACCACCCGCAACAACGCGCGGGTCAACGGCCTGTTCGGCCTCGGCCTGCAGGGCGAGCGCCACAGCCTGGCCTGGTCCACCCTGTACGTGCACGACACGGTCAAGGAGACCAAGTCGCGCGCCGGCTACAACTTCAACGTCGGCGGCGACATCCGCGAGGACGGCACCCTGTGGCTGGAGCGCGAGCTGGTCAACCACCAGGTGTCCGGCAAGAGCAGCTTCGGCGAGTTCGACGACCTGGTCGTGGAATGGCGCCTGGCCTCCTCCGAGGCGCGCCGCAACACCCCGTACGAGAGCAGCTTCCGCTACGGCAGCGTCAACGGCACCTGGCTGCACGGCCCGGGCAACAACTGGCTGCGCTTCGGCGCGGTCGAGGACGAGGTCGCCAGCGGCGGCGTCGACTTCACCTGGAGCCTGCCGTTCGAGCGCGACCTGAACCTGGGCTTCGGCGTGGCCTACTCCGACAACGACCGCGAGGCGGTGCAGCGCACCTTCCGCTTCGACGCCGGCGGCGCCTCGCTGCCGCAGTTCAACCAGTACCAGCGCATCGACTACCTGCTGTCGGACTACAACTTCCTCAACGACATCGTCGTCCTCAACGAGATCACCGCCAACAACAACGGCGAGTCGGCCTACACCGGCAAGCTGTTGACCACGGCGGCCTACGTGCAGCTGGAAGGCGAGCTGGCGCCGCTGTGGCGGGCCAGCGTCGGCGTGCGCTACGAGGACGCCACCCAGTCGGTGACCCCGCGCGACATCTTCAGCGGCGAGGCCATCGGCGGCATCTACGCGGCCCCGCCGCTGGAGAACGACTACCTGCTGCCGGCGGCGACCATCACCTGGAACTTCGCCGACAACCAGCAGCTGCGCCTGGGCGCGTCCAAGACCATCGCCCGCCCGCAGTTCCGCGAGCTGGCCCCGCAGCAGTACACCGACCCGGACAACGACCGCCTGTTCTTCGGCAACCCGTTCCTGGTGGACAGCGAGCTGATGAACCTGGACCTGCGCTACGAGTGGTTCTTCGGTGCCGGCGAGTACTTCACCGCGGGCCTGTTCCACAAGCGCATCGACAACCCGGTCGAGGCGGTGATCGGCGACTTCGGCGGCAACCAGCTGTTCCAGGGCTTCCTCAACGCCCCGGAAGCGACCCTGCACGGCGTGGAGCTGGAGTTCAAGAAGTACTTCGACCCGGAGGCCGCGTGGCTGCAGGGCGGCCGCCTGTACTTCGCCACCAACTACACCTGGTCGCGCTCGGAGGTGAACGCCGGCGAGAACGACACGGTGATCCCGCCGGGCTTCAACGGCGCCCCGCAGGCGGCACGCAGCTTCGTCCGCGACGGCAGCCGGATGCAGGGCCAGAGCGAGCACATCGGCAACGTGCAGTTCGGCGTGGAGAACGAGGACGTCGACCTGCAGGCCACCCTGGTGGCCAACTACGTGAGCGAGCGGATCAGCGTGCGCGGCCGCGCCGGCCAGCCGGACTACATCGAGGAGCCGGGCACCACCCTGGACCTGGTGGTGCGCAAGGGCCTGGACTTCGGCTACCGCCACTTCAAGCCCTCGGTCCGGTTCAGCGCGCGCAACCTGCTGGACACCCGGCACGAGGAGTACCAGGAGGTCGGCGGCTCGCGGATCGACCTGTACAGCTACGAGCCCGGCATCAGCTACGACCTGAGCCTGACCGTGGAGTTCTGA
- a CDS encoding 2OG-Fe(II) oxygenase: MNARRLSDEQQRWIVQQAMTGQDPETVLRPLLEDGWEEQDAIDAVQAAVSRHLEEDARRSGLPLPCRVPAPIGLNGPALLDAGDRQVQLLASLMLPRVVVLGGLLSDEECDALVELSRPRLRRSTTVDAQTGGSQVHADRTSRGTFFERGAHPVCATIEARIARLLEWPVENGEGLQVLHYPPGAEFRPHYDYFDPDEPGAEVLLRQGGQRVATVVMYLNTPARGGATTFPDAHLEVAAVKGNAVFFSYDRPHPMTRTLHGGAPVTEGEKWIATKWLREGPHG; the protein is encoded by the coding sequence ATGAATGCGAGACGGCTCTCGGACGAACAGCAACGCTGGATCGTGCAGCAGGCGATGACCGGCCAGGATCCCGAAACCGTGCTCCGGCCCCTGCTGGAGGACGGCTGGGAGGAGCAGGACGCGATCGACGCGGTGCAGGCCGCGGTGTCGCGCCACCTGGAGGAGGACGCGCGCCGCAGCGGCCTGCCGCTCCCCTGCCGCGTGCCCGCGCCGATCGGGCTCAACGGCCCGGCGCTGCTCGATGCCGGCGACCGCCAGGTGCAGCTGCTGGCCAGCCTGATGCTGCCGCGGGTGGTGGTGCTGGGCGGCCTGCTCTCGGACGAGGAGTGCGATGCGCTGGTGGAGCTGTCGCGCCCGCGCCTGCGGCGCTCGACCACGGTGGACGCGCAGACCGGCGGCAGCCAGGTGCACGCCGACCGCACCAGCCGCGGCACCTTCTTCGAGCGTGGCGCCCACCCGGTCTGCGCCACCATCGAGGCGCGCATCGCCCGGCTGCTGGAATGGCCGGTGGAGAACGGCGAGGGACTGCAGGTGCTGCATTACCCGCCCGGTGCCGAGTTCCGGCCGCATTACGACTACTTCGACCCGGACGAGCCCGGCGCCGAAGTGCTGCTGCGGCAGGGCGGGCAGCGGGTCGCGACCGTGGTGATGTACCTCAACACCCCGGCCCGCGGCGGCGCGACCACCTTCCCGGACGCGCACCTGGAGGTGGCGGCGGTGAAGGGCAACGCGGTGTTCTTCAGCTACGACCGGCCGCACCCGATGACCCGTACCCTGCACGGCGGCGCGCCCGTGACCGAGGGCGAGAAGTGGATCGCCACCAAGTGGCTGCGGGAAGGTCCCCATGGCTGA